A single genomic interval of Alteromonas sp. BL110 harbors:
- a CDS encoding efflux RND transporter periplasmic adaptor subunit, with protein MSKKTLLAASILTIMLTGCGHQEHEAHHGGPLEFNVSHPISKDTVLVKEYVSQIRAIQHIELRAMERGYLASTFVDEGQTVEKGEPMFKIVPTIYEAELKRAKAEAKAVQMEFKNTKSLVDQNIVSPNELAVVEAEYQKAQAEVELAEAHLAFTDIKAPFTGKMDHLEARTGSLLDEGELLTTMSDLSQMWVYFNVPESEYLDYVQSGKANEGTSVRLKLANGTIYPYKGVIDTIEADFDNHTGTIEMRASFPNPDEMLRHGQTGNILVDVDYPNSLVIPQKATFQILDQNYVYVLDADNTLKTRHIEIAAELPHIFLVSEGLKEDDTILLEGLRRVSNGDRIKPNLISADDTLAELALQAE; from the coding sequence ATGAGCAAAAAAACGCTTTTAGCAGCAAGTATTCTTACCATTATGTTAACCGGGTGTGGTCATCAAGAGCATGAAGCTCACCATGGCGGACCTCTAGAATTCAATGTTTCCCATCCAATCAGCAAAGATACGGTTCTTGTTAAAGAATATGTCAGTCAAATACGCGCCATTCAGCATATTGAATTAAGGGCAATGGAGAGAGGGTACCTTGCTTCTACTTTCGTCGACGAAGGACAAACCGTCGAGAAAGGAGAGCCTATGTTTAAAATAGTGCCCACTATCTACGAAGCAGAACTTAAGCGCGCCAAGGCAGAGGCAAAAGCGGTGCAAATGGAGTTTAAAAACACCAAGTCGCTAGTGGATCAAAATATAGTGTCACCTAATGAGCTTGCCGTTGTAGAAGCCGAGTATCAAAAAGCCCAAGCTGAAGTTGAACTTGCCGAAGCACATTTGGCATTCACTGACATTAAAGCGCCCTTTACCGGGAAGATGGACCATCTAGAAGCAAGAACAGGTAGCTTGCTTGATGAGGGTGAACTCCTCACTACTATGTCTGATTTAAGCCAAATGTGGGTATATTTCAATGTGCCTGAGTCGGAATATTTAGATTATGTACAAAGTGGAAAAGCAAATGAAGGGACGAGCGTTAGGCTCAAGCTCGCAAACGGTACGATTTATCCTTATAAAGGGGTGATAGATACTATTGAAGCCGATTTTGATAACCATACGGGAACGATTGAAATGCGTGCATCATTCCCTAATCCCGATGAAATGTTACGTCATGGGCAAACTGGTAATATACTTGTTGACGTTGATTACCCCAATTCCCTTGTCATTCCCCAAAAGGCGACCTTTCAAATATTGGATCAGAACTATGTATATGTTCTAGATGCTGATAATACGCTTAAAACTCGTCATATAGAGATTGCAGCAGAATTACCTCACATCTTCTTGGTATCCGAGGGGTTAAAAGAAGATGACACTATTCTTCTTGAGGGGTTGCGACGAGTAAGTAATGGCGATCGCATAAAGCCTAACCTAATTTCTGCTGACGACACGTTAGCTGAACTCGCACTTCAGGCAGAGTAG